The following proteins are encoded in a genomic region of Triticum dicoccoides isolate Atlit2015 ecotype Zavitan chromosome 1B, WEW_v2.0, whole genome shotgun sequence:
- the LOC119310005 gene encoding zinc finger CCCH domain-containing protein 37-like, which yields MASHVHGHGLLLDPAALAYSWAAEPEIPPQLLAALGEYLSNSAAAGSHGDNQSAVDTEADAEADDEFMMYEFKVRRCARARSHDWTACPYAHPGEAARRRDPRRVAYAGEPCPDFRRRPGAACPRGSSCPFAHGTFELWLHPSRYRTRPCRAGPACRRRVCFFAHAAGELRLASHHKGPDSPLALSPKSTLTALWESPPVSPVEGRMRWLDGIDDAADAEVEEIMLAMQQLSFANAAAPSAPSGTLPAVTEDDGPDLGWVSELVM from the coding sequence ATGGCGAGCCACGTCCACGGGCACGGCCTGCTGCTCGACCCGGCCGCGCTGGCCTACTCCTGGGCCGCCGAGCCGGAGATCCCGCCGCAGCTGCTCGCCGCGCTCGGGGAGTACCTCTCCaactccgccgccgccggatcccacGGGGACAACCAGTCTGCCGTCGACACCGAGGCCGACGCGGAGGCGGACGACGAGTTCATGATGTACGAGTTCAAggtgcggcggtgcgcgcgcgcgcgGAGCCACGACTGGACCGCCTGCCCCTACGCGCACCCGGGGGAGGCCGCGCGGCGCCGGGACCCGCGCCGCGTCGCGTACGCGGGCGAGCCCTGCCCGGacttccgccgccgccccggcgccgCGTGCCCGCGCGGGTCCTCCTGCCCGTTCGCGCACGGCACCTTCGAGCTCTGGCTCCACCCGTCCCGCTACCGCACCCGCCCCTGCCGCGCCGGCCCGGCCTGCCGCCGCCGCGTCTGCTTCTTCGCGCACGCGGCCGGGGAGCTCCGCCTCGCCTCCCACCACAAGGGGCCGGACTCGCCGCTGGCGCTGTCGCCCAAGTCCACGCTCACCGCGCTCTGGGAGTCGCCCCCGGTGTcgccggtggagggcaggatgaggtGGCTGGACGGCATAGACGACGCCGCTGACGCCGAGGTCGAGGAGATCATGCTCGCAATGCAGCAGCTCAGCTTCGCCAACGCAGCAGCACCGTCGGCACCGTCCGGTACGCTGCCGGCGGTGACGGAGGACGACGGGCCGGACCTGGGGTGGGTGTCGGAGCTGGTCATGTGA